The following are from one region of the Rhodococcus sp. KBS0724 genome:
- a CDS encoding flavin reductase family protein — MDIHRVATIPGIRRLGAGLAAALLRRGRTFRHLHQDQDPAENGSSLSLQPALVSFCPAHSSTTWPKIRDIGVFAINVLAGDQIDTSSAFSRSGTDKFAGVRWQPGPNGSPIIDGVLAWAECRLWAEYAGGDHTIVAAEVTDLQSTPSKDPLLYYRGRYHLASPADSALR; from the coding sequence TTGGACATTCATCGTGTTGCGACGATCCCTGGAATCCGCCGACTCGGTGCGGGCCTTGCTGCTGCACTCCTACGCCGGGGCAGGACGTTCCGGCATCTTCATCAAGATCAGGACCCCGCCGAAAACGGCAGCTCGCTGTCCCTCCAGCCGGCACTAGTGTCCTTCTGTCCAGCGCACTCGTCGACCACGTGGCCGAAGATCCGGGACATCGGAGTCTTCGCGATCAATGTGCTTGCCGGCGACCAGATCGACACCAGCTCCGCCTTCTCTCGCTCGGGCACCGACAAATTTGCCGGAGTCCGCTGGCAGCCTGGGCCAAACGGATCGCCGATCATTGATGGAGTACTAGCTTGGGCCGAATGCAGACTGTGGGCCGAGTATGCCGGCGGTGATCACACGATCGTCGCCGCCGAGGTGACTGACTTGCAATCCACTCCGAGTAAGGACCCGTTGCTGTACTACCGGGGGCGCTACCACCTGGCATCGCCCGCCGACAGCGCACTTCGCTGA
- the ribA gene encoding GTP cyclohydrolase II: protein MNSSATITVATEAISAGRMVLVVDDENRENEGDLIMAGEHISTEDVVFMLRYGSGIICTPMTGAIADDLDLPPMVPVNTDNHGTAFTVTVDAMSVGTGISAEDRALTIRALASSSTRAQSLRRPGHVFPLRARPGGVLQRNGHTEAAIDLMRLSGCREVAVITEVVGDNGVPLSGAALAEFTATHDIPMITIAALVDHRKRTEKVVTSSESANLPTAYGLFQARSYLSLADGIEHLVLIHGNIDTRDIRTEGVLARIHSECLTGDLIGSRRCDCGTQLEAALRQIVSDGAGVLIYLRGQEGRGIGLGRKLTAYALQEGGCDTVDANLQLGLPIDDRDYSVAAAVLRDLGIERIRLITNNPDKIASIDNGGLSVAERVQLPVTVTSDNLTYLRTKRDRMGHLLDLPHALPS, encoded by the coding sequence ATGAACTCATCAGCGACAATCACCGTCGCGACTGAGGCGATCAGCGCTGGACGGATGGTTCTCGTCGTGGACGACGAGAACCGCGAGAACGAGGGCGACCTGATCATGGCAGGCGAACACATCAGCACAGAAGATGTGGTGTTCATGCTCAGGTACGGCAGCGGAATCATCTGCACCCCGATGACCGGCGCCATCGCAGATGATCTCGATCTGCCTCCGATGGTGCCGGTGAACACCGACAACCATGGCACAGCCTTCACCGTCACAGTCGATGCGATGAGTGTCGGGACAGGCATATCTGCTGAAGACCGCGCTCTCACCATCCGCGCTCTTGCATCCTCGAGCACCCGGGCGCAGAGTTTGCGGCGCCCTGGCCACGTGTTCCCACTACGCGCACGCCCGGGTGGGGTACTCCAGCGCAACGGGCACACAGAGGCCGCGATCGACCTTATGCGATTGTCTGGGTGTCGTGAAGTTGCTGTAATCACCGAGGTTGTCGGGGACAACGGTGTGCCGCTGTCCGGTGCCGCGCTCGCAGAGTTCACCGCCACACATGACATTCCGATGATCACCATTGCAGCGCTGGTCGATCACCGCAAGCGAACCGAGAAGGTCGTCACGTCCAGTGAATCAGCGAATCTTCCTACTGCCTATGGCCTATTTCAGGCTCGCTCGTACCTCTCCCTCGCGGACGGGATCGAACATCTCGTTCTCATTCATGGCAACATCGACACTCGCGACATCCGAACGGAGGGTGTTCTGGCTCGAATACACAGCGAATGCCTCACCGGTGACCTGATCGGCTCACGCCGTTGCGACTGCGGCACCCAGCTCGAAGCCGCTCTGCGGCAGATTGTTTCCGACGGTGCCGGTGTTCTGATCTATCTGCGGGGACAGGAAGGGCGCGGAATCGGGCTAGGACGAAAGCTGACCGCATACGCACTCCAGGAGGGAGGCTGCGACACAGTCGACGCGAACCTGCAACTCGGCCTCCCGATTGACGATCGCGATTACAGCGTGGCAGCAGCGGTCCTGCGCGACCTCGGTATCGAACGGATCCGCCTGATCACAAACAATCCCGACAAGATTGCCTCCATCGATAACGGTGGTCTATCCGTCGCTGAACGGGTTCAACTCCCTGTCACGGTGACTTCTGACAACCTCACCTACCTGCGTACCAAACGAGATCGGATGGGGCACCTCCTCGACCTTCCACATGCACTGCCCTCATAG
- a CDS encoding SDR family NAD(P)-dependent oxidoreductase, whose protein sequence is MTATTPTTWFVTGASRGLGLELVKQLLERGDNVAATTRSTDRLRAALDGVDTDRLLALAVDLVIADDVDAAVRQTTDRFGGLDVVVNNAGYGYLAAVEETTDAAARQMFDVQIFGLWNVLRAVLPIFRSRQSGHIINVSSVLGLTAMPGWGLYCAGKFALEGLSESLAAEVSEFGGKVTIVEPGYFRTDFLTTDSLALPESITAGYESIREMTQDHLDLHGSQLGDPAKGAAAIIAIANSKVGPLRQLLGSDSYAYATAKVDALTADFETGRELTLTTDYPQK, encoded by the coding sequence ATGACTGCCACCACCCCCACCACCTGGTTCGTCACCGGCGCCTCCCGCGGTCTCGGACTGGAACTGGTCAAGCAACTACTCGAACGCGGCGACAACGTCGCCGCCACGACCCGTTCGACCGACCGGCTTCGTGCCGCCCTGGACGGAGTCGACACCGACCGCCTCCTGGCGCTGGCAGTCGATCTGGTGATCGCGGATGACGTCGACGCGGCGGTTCGGCAGACAACCGATCGCTTCGGCGGGCTCGACGTCGTGGTGAACAATGCCGGGTACGGCTACCTCGCGGCCGTCGAGGAAACGACGGACGCCGCCGCACGCCAGATGTTCGATGTTCAGATCTTCGGGCTGTGGAATGTACTGCGGGCGGTCTTGCCGATCTTCCGTTCCCGGCAGAGCGGTCACATCATCAATGTCTCCTCTGTCCTCGGCCTGACGGCGATGCCGGGCTGGGGTCTGTATTGTGCCGGAAAGTTCGCACTCGAGGGACTCAGCGAGTCACTGGCAGCGGAGGTTTCAGAGTTCGGGGGCAAGGTCACGATCGTCGAGCCCGGCTACTTCCGGACCGACTTCCTGACGACCGATTCTCTGGCCCTGCCCGAATCCATCACGGCGGGCTACGAATCGATCCGGGAGATGACGCAGGATCACCTCGATCTCCACGGCAGCCAGCTCGGCGACCCTGCCAAGGGAGCCGCGGCGATCATCGCGATCGCAAACTCGAAAGTCGGCCCCTTGCGGCAATTGCTCGGGTCCGATTCCTATGCCTACGCCACCGCCAAGGTCGATGCGCTGACCGCCGACTTCGAAACAGGCAGAGAACTCACCCTCACCACCGACTACCCACAGAAGTAA
- a CDS encoding helix-turn-helix transcriptional regulator, with product MSEVNRELADFLRRARSQVDPSRAGLPADGRVRRVPGLRREEVALLAGVSTDYYTRLEQGRRITPSTGVVDSIARALDLDGAGRAHLGNLIGRRSATAPRRAAPVQRVRPGLYQFLDALDNQPALILGRRSDVLATNRMSRALFADFDHFLPRDRNYARWMFLGDEPRNLFLDWEMQARAAVESLRLEVGRDPDDRATRALVDDLIDQSDDFRQWWSQHRVYQRTHGSKRLRHPVVGDLTVEYETLTLPDDPEQTLFVYTTEPGTSSRQAINVLASWSISDDKLMRGR from the coding sequence GTGAGTGAGGTCAATCGTGAACTCGCCGATTTCTTACGGCGGGCGAGGAGCCAGGTCGACCCGTCCCGGGCCGGTCTTCCTGCCGACGGGCGGGTGCGTCGGGTGCCAGGTCTGCGTCGCGAAGAGGTTGCCCTGCTGGCTGGGGTGTCGACCGACTATTACACGCGGCTGGAGCAAGGCAGGCGCATCACTCCCTCGACGGGGGTCGTCGACTCGATTGCCCGGGCACTTGACCTCGACGGCGCCGGTCGAGCTCATCTGGGAAACCTGATCGGCCGCCGGTCGGCGACCGCTCCCCGTCGCGCCGCACCCGTGCAGCGAGTCCGCCCCGGGCTCTACCAGTTTCTCGATGCTCTCGACAACCAGCCGGCCCTCATCCTCGGCAGGAGGTCCGACGTACTCGCCACCAACCGGATGTCCCGTGCACTGTTCGCCGATTTCGATCACTTTCTGCCTCGCGACCGCAACTACGCCAGGTGGATGTTCCTCGGTGACGAACCGCGAAATCTGTTTCTCGATTGGGAGATGCAGGCACGTGCAGCTGTGGAGAGCCTTCGGTTGGAGGTCGGGCGTGATCCGGATGATCGGGCCACCCGAGCACTCGTCGATGACTTGATCGACCAGAGTGACGATTTCCGTCAGTGGTGGTCACAGCATCGGGTGTATCAACGAACACACGGGTCGAAACGGCTGCGGCATCCGGTGGTCGGTGACCTGACGGTCGAATACGAGACGCTGACCCTGCCGGACGATCCCGAGCAAACGTTGTTCGTGTACACGACCGAGCCCGGCACCAGTTCCAGACAGGCCATCAATGTTCTTGCCAGTTGGTCAATCTCCGACGACAAGTTGATGCGCGGACGGTGA
- a CDS encoding transposase — protein sequence MAAGSKRYSAELKKDAVDMVAQGSTEWAAMGKTADLLGVRSAKTVRLWVRKVPAAGPADSVASAESELVRKLKRANGILKAASAFLRPKSTGHTDNRGLRRHPPGQPGGC from the coding sequence ATGGCAGCGGGATCGAAGCGGTATTCGGCGGAGTTGAAGAAGGATGCCGTGGACATGGTGGCGCAGGGGTCGACGGAGTGGGCGGCGATGGGAAAGACGGCGGACTTGCTGGGTGTGCGCTCGGCGAAGACGGTCCGTCTGTGGGTCCGTAAGGTTCCGGCGGCGGGGCCTGCAGATTCGGTGGCGTCGGCTGAGAGCGAGTTGGTGCGCAAGCTCAAGCGGGCGAACGGAATTCTGAAGGCGGCGTCGGCTTTTTTGCGGCCGAAATCGACCGGCCACACCGATAATCGTGGACTTCGTCGGCACCCACCGGGGCAACCGGGTGGGTGCTGA
- a CDS encoding DDE-type integrase/transposase/recombinase, translating to MDFVGTHRGNRVGADGLFWGVDSMCAVLSEHGIHIAPSTYYEHLNRGPSTRMLTDAQVIDAIYMLRKRQLFMKVFGSRKVWIVLLGNGVDVARCTVERVMREIGWRGALEKKSIRTTVSDPAHPRAKDLVDRQFMASAPNRLWVADFTYCRTQSGWAFTAFVVDVFARKIVGWKVTSEMTADLVLAAIDNAIDSRRRCGVIDLSDIVHHSDAGSQDRLNLPSTQRSRSGSAWPKKESRPRSAVSAIATTVSLFLPVYARRFGKVPVRAA from the coding sequence GTGGACTTCGTCGGCACCCACCGGGGCAACCGGGTGGGTGCTGATGGGCTCTTCTGGGGTGTCGATTCGATGTGCGCGGTGCTCTCTGAGCACGGCATTCACATTGCCCCGTCCACATACTACGAACACCTCAACCGCGGTCCGTCGACCCGGATGCTGACCGACGCGCAGGTTATCGATGCGATCTATATGCTCCGCAAGCGGCAACTTTTCATGAAAGTGTTTGGTTCTAGGAAGGTATGGATTGTGTTGCTCGGCAATGGTGTTGATGTCGCTCGGTGCACTGTTGAGCGGGTGATGCGGGAGATAGGATGGCGCGGTGCGCTGGAAAAGAAATCGATCCGCACCACGGTCTCCGATCCGGCGCACCCGCGTGCGAAGGATCTCGTGGATCGCCAGTTCATGGCGTCAGCTCCGAACCGTTTGTGGGTGGCTGATTTCACCTACTGCCGCACGCAGTCGGGGTGGGCATTCACCGCGTTCGTTGTTGATGTGTTCGCTCGCAAGATCGTCGGATGGAAAGTGACATCGGAGATGACGGCGGATCTAGTGTTGGCCGCGATAGACAACGCAATCGATAGTCGAAGGCGTTGCGGTGTAATAGATTTGAGCGATATAGTTCACCACTCGGATGCTGGCTCGCAGGACCGATTGAACCTGCCCAGTACACAGCGATCACGTTCGGGCAGCGCCTGGCCGAAGAAGGAATCGCGGCCTCGATCGGCAGTGTCGGCGATAGCTACGACTGTCAGTCTGTTCCTGCCGGTCTATGCGCGTAGATTCGGCAAAGTCCCAGTTAGAGCGGCTTGA
- a CDS encoding IS110 family transposase, giving the protein MATTTAVDTTKSGDVVVGIDTHKYVHVGAVFDTTAGLLSTISVPADSHGFIQLLSWAESFGQPIAFGIEGTGSYGGALTSFIRRRGYRVIEVARPDRRIRRLVGKSDTIDAQNAAKAVMAGFATAEPKTADGTVEMIRQLKVAHDTAVKARATTMVTLKAMLVHAPEVLRAEMAGKTQITLARHCAALTVEHLDSPDDSMQITLATLAHRWLMLDHEAAELNEHIERLVKTTAPQLVQSYGIGTDTAAEILIVFGDNPERIKSEAALAKLAGISPIPASSGTTTGKYRINHGGHRQLNAAIYRTVIVRMRFHEPTKIYVARRTAEGKAKRDIIRCLKRYVIREVYHLVNNPVTSANAI; this is encoded by the coding sequence ATGGCCACCACCACAGCTGTAGATACTACGAAATCAGGCGATGTTGTTGTCGGGATCGACACCCACAAATACGTGCATGTCGGTGCGGTATTCGACACCACCGCCGGTTTGCTCTCGACCATCAGCGTTCCCGCCGACTCGCACGGATTTATCCAGTTACTCTCGTGGGCCGAGTCATTCGGACAGCCGATAGCCTTCGGAATCGAAGGGACCGGCTCCTACGGTGGTGCATTGACCTCGTTCATCCGACGTCGCGGCTACCGCGTCATCGAAGTTGCCCGACCGGATCGACGGATACGCCGACTGGTCGGAAAATCGGACACGATCGACGCCCAGAATGCGGCGAAAGCAGTGATGGCCGGGTTCGCTACCGCCGAACCGAAAACCGCCGACGGAACGGTCGAGATGATTCGCCAACTCAAAGTCGCACATGACACTGCCGTCAAGGCGCGTGCCACGACAATGGTGACGCTGAAAGCGATGCTGGTGCATGCACCGGAAGTATTACGCGCCGAAATGGCTGGGAAAACACAAATCACCTTGGCTCGTCACTGCGCAGCGTTGACCGTCGAGCATCTGGACAGTCCTGACGACTCGATGCAGATCACGCTGGCAACCCTCGCCCACCGGTGGCTCATGCTCGATCATGAAGCAGCTGAGTTGAACGAACATATCGAACGATTAGTGAAAACTACTGCACCACAACTCGTTCAATCATATGGAATCGGAACTGACACGGCAGCGGAGATTTTGATCGTGTTCGGTGACAACCCGGAGCGAATCAAGTCCGAAGCTGCATTGGCCAAGCTTGCCGGGATCAGTCCGATCCCTGCGTCCTCAGGGACGACGACCGGGAAATACCGGATCAACCACGGCGGTCATCGGCAGCTCAATGCCGCCATCTATCGAACAGTCATCGTACGCATGCGGTTTCACGAGCCCACCAAAATTTACGTCGCACGCCGCACCGCCGAAGGAAAGGCCAAAAGAGACATCATTCGCTGCCTGAAACGCTACGTCATCCGCGAGGTCTATCACCTCGTCAACAATCCCGTGACCAGTGCCAACGCGATTTGA